A stretch of the Sulfurospirillum tamanense genome encodes the following:
- a CDS encoding bacterioferritin, translating to MHKKSIELLNAAVADELSAVHQYMYFHFHCDDQGYNLLSSLFKRTAIEEMIHVEKLADRILFLGGDVNMEPQDPVKRVKDVKEMLEMACSMEEASAKDYNKMALECSANADSVSKKIFEELVADEERHYDAYDRELDNLKRFGDKYLALQSMGGGAEAPTGRPQ from the coding sequence ATGCATAAAAAAAGTATTGAATTACTCAACGCCGCTGTGGCGGATGAGCTAAGTGCCGTACACCAGTACATGTATTTCCATTTTCACTGTGACGACCAAGGCTACAACCTGCTCTCAAGCCTCTTTAAACGCACCGCCATTGAAGAGATGATTCATGTGGAAAAGCTAGCAGACCGCATCTTGTTCTTGGGCGGGGATGTAAACATGGAGCCCCAAGACCCTGTAAAACGCGTTAAAGACGTTAAAGAGATGCTTGAAATGGCATGTAGCATGGAAGAAGCAAGCGCTAAAGACTACAATAAAATGGCCTTAGAGTGCTCTGCCAATGCTGACTCGGTATCTAAAAAGATTTTTGAAGAACTCGTAGCAGACGAAGAGCGCCACTATGACGCTTATGACCGTGAGCTTGACAATCTTAAACGTTTTGGCGACAAATACCTTGCCCTTCAATCCATGGGTGGTGGTGCCGAAGCTCCTACAGGTCGCCCACAATAA
- the phsA gene encoding thiosulfate reductase PhsA, with translation MTQTLSRRSFLKLSSGAAAAVGLSTIPGTLGALGNKPQAISGSAKFVPSVCEMCTSSCTIEARVEDGKGVFIRGNPNDKGRGGRVCARGGSGFNQMYDPNRLIKPIMRTGERGEGKWKEVSWDEAYTFIAKKMDEIKQKHGAHTMAFTARSGWNKVWFHHLAQAYGSPNIFGHEATCPLSYGMSGKDVYGSSIGRDFAKAKYIINMGHNVFEGIVISYARQYMSALQNGAKVVTFEPRLSVMASKAGEWHPIKPGHDYPFVLAFLNVLINENLYDKKFVEKNCEGFEELKASVAEYTPEKMAPECDIPADTIRRVAREFAAAAPKAIFDYGHRVTLSSQELELRRAIMMCNALVGAVEKDGGYYLPKNAKLYNSFMGEEDAKAPGLKKPKTPAYPKVEVPRIDRIGEEDCEFFLASKGQGITTLVPKAALNELPGVPYKIHGWFIARNNPVMTYSNTETVINGMKEMDLVVVVDYQVSDTAWYADIVLPDTTYLERDQELTAGGGKNPSYSIGRQKVVDPIGDSRPGWRIAKELASKMGLDEYFPWKDVEDYRLQQVGGDVSLLAELKLKGLKGYGVPLMLQEKASVAKFVKQFPGAAANVNEDGVFDLPKKIQLFSPKLEKVSGTGGLKYNPFKYKEADELYFVNGKSAVRTNGAGANNEWLNNLQTDGGAWIHPNTAKKLGIKNGDTVEVYNKYATERGTAVVTEGIREDTIFAYMGFGHISKKLRYHGNGINSNALYPSFTGQNSGMDLHVVGVKIRKV, from the coding sequence ATGACTCAAACGCTTAGTAGAAGAAGCTTTTTAAAGCTCTCTTCCGGAGCAGCGGCTGCGGTTGGTCTTTCGACCATTCCAGGGACGCTAGGCGCATTAGGCAACAAGCCACAGGCGATTTCTGGTAGCGCCAAATTTGTTCCTAGTGTATGTGAAATGTGTACGAGCTCCTGTACTATTGAAGCTCGTGTAGAAGACGGTAAAGGCGTCTTTATTCGCGGTAACCCTAACGACAAAGGTCGCGGCGGAAGAGTGTGTGCAAGAGGGGGCTCTGGCTTTAACCAAATGTACGATCCAAACCGCTTGATTAAACCTATCATGCGCACGGGTGAGCGAGGCGAAGGAAAGTGGAAGGAAGTCAGTTGGGACGAAGCTTACACTTTTATTGCCAAAAAAATGGACGAAATAAAGCAAAAGCATGGTGCGCACACTATGGCATTTACAGCGCGCAGTGGATGGAATAAAGTATGGTTTCACCATCTTGCACAAGCGTATGGTTCGCCCAATATCTTTGGTCACGAAGCTACTTGTCCTCTCTCTTATGGTATGTCAGGAAAAGATGTATACGGTAGCAGTATCGGACGCGATTTTGCCAAAGCAAAATACATCATCAATATGGGGCACAATGTTTTTGAGGGCATTGTTATCTCCTATGCACGCCAATACATGAGCGCATTGCAAAATGGTGCCAAAGTTGTTACTTTTGAACCACGCCTTTCTGTTATGGCTTCCAAAGCAGGCGAATGGCATCCGATTAAACCAGGGCATGATTACCCGTTTGTACTGGCTTTCTTAAATGTTCTTATTAATGAAAACCTTTACGATAAAAAATTCGTTGAGAAAAACTGCGAAGGATTTGAAGAGCTTAAAGCCTCTGTAGCCGAATACACTCCAGAAAAAATGGCCCCAGAGTGCGACATTCCAGCAGATACCATCCGCCGTGTTGCACGCGAATTTGCTGCAGCGGCCCCTAAAGCTATCTTTGATTATGGTCACCGCGTTACCCTTTCATCCCAAGAGCTTGAACTACGCCGTGCCATCATGATGTGTAATGCCCTTGTAGGTGCCGTAGAAAAAGATGGTGGCTACTATTTGCCAAAAAATGCAAAACTTTACAACTCTTTCATGGGTGAAGAGGACGCTAAAGCTCCAGGGCTTAAAAAACCAAAAACCCCTGCATACCCTAAAGTAGAAGTGCCACGCATTGACCGCATCGGAGAAGAAGATTGTGAATTTTTCCTAGCTAGCAAAGGCCAAGGCATTACAACACTCGTGCCAAAAGCTGCACTTAATGAGCTTCCAGGCGTGCCTTACAAAATTCACGGTTGGTTTATTGCACGTAACAATCCTGTAATGACCTATTCTAATACAGAAACAGTCATCAATGGCATGAAAGAGATGGATCTTGTTGTTGTTGTGGATTATCAAGTTTCAGATACTGCTTGGTATGCTGATATTGTACTACCAGACACAACGTATCTTGAGCGTGATCAAGAGCTTACTGCTGGTGGGGGCAAGAATCCAAGCTACAGCATTGGACGTCAAAAAGTGGTTGATCCTATCGGTGATTCGCGTCCGGGCTGGAGAATCGCTAAAGAATTGGCTTCGAAAATGGGTCTTGATGAATATTTCCCATGGAAAGATGTTGAGGATTACCGCTTGCAACAAGTGGGTGGTGATGTCAGCCTTTTAGCAGAACTTAAACTCAAAGGTTTAAAAGGCTACGGGGTGCCTCTCATGCTTCAAGAGAAAGCCAGTGTAGCTAAATTTGTAAAGCAATTCCCAGGTGCTGCCGCAAATGTTAACGAAGATGGCGTGTTTGATTTGCCAAAGAAAATTCAACTGTTTAGCCCTAAGCTTGAAAAAGTTTCTGGAACAGGTGGCTTAAAATACAACCCATTTAAGTATAAAGAAGCAGATGAGCTCTATTTTGTTAACGGAAAATCTGCAGTACGCACCAATGGTGCTGGCGCCAATAACGAATGGCTTAACAACCTTCAAACTGATGGCGGCGCGTGGATTCATCCAAATACAGCCAAGAAACTAGGTATTAAAAACGGCGATACCGTTGAAGTATACAACAAGTATGCCACTGAGCGCGGCACAGCGGTTGTTACAGAAGGAATTCGTGAAGATACTATCTTTGCTTATATGGGCTTTGGACACATTAGTAAAAAATTACGCTACCACGGCAATGGGATTAATAGCAATGCGCTATACCCATCATTCACTGGACAAAACTCCGGTATGGATTTGCATGTTGTTGGCGTTAAAATTAGAAAAGTATAA
- a CDS encoding 4Fe-4S dicluster domain-containing protein has translation MAKKYGMIHDENLCIGCQACNIACRSENDIPESVYRLQVWVNGPKKLADGNMVFEYHRQSCVHCDDTPCVKVCPTKASYIDENGISLVNVDLCVGCLYCNAACPYDARYVHPEHKAPDKCTFCKESRLGRGEEPACVTVCPTDALVFGDINDPKSKISKVLSQRVTYRQKAHLGTEPKMFIVPNKKGGVQS, from the coding sequence ATGGCTAAAAAATATGGAATGATTCACGATGAAAATCTGTGCATCGGTTGCCAAGCATGTAACATTGCGTGTCGGTCTGAAAACGACATCCCTGAAAGCGTTTATCGCCTCCAAGTATGGGTTAATGGCCCTAAAAAGCTTGCTGATGGGAACATGGTTTTTGAATACCACCGCCAATCTTGCGTCCACTGCGACGACACACCTTGTGTAAAAGTATGTCCTACCAAGGCATCTTATATTGATGAAAATGGCATTTCTTTGGTTAACGTTGACCTGTGTGTAGGTTGTCTCTACTGTAATGCAGCATGTCCTTACGATGCGCGCTATGTGCATCCTGAGCACAAAGCACCAGATAAATGTACTTTCTGTAAAGAGTCACGTCTAGGACGCGGGGAAGAGCCTGCGTGTGTGACCGTATGTCCTACGGATGCACTTGTCTTTGGAGACATTAACGATCCAAAAAGCAAAATTAGCAAAGTGCTTTCCCAGCGTGTCACATACCGCCAAAAAGCACACCTTGGCACAGAGCCAAAAATGTTTATCGTACCTAACAAGAAGGGAGGAGTTCAGTCATGA